Below is a genomic region from Staphylococcus carnosus.
GATTAAAATTTTATTTTGCTAATTAAGAATTTCGTTTAGGATTAATATTTCAAACTTTTAAGTTAAAGCATATTTGAATGCATTTTTAGAAATTATGAATAAACGAAACAAAAATTGTTATGAAATAGTCGAATTTAGCAATAAAAATGCCATCCCGAAATTTCATGCATCGTGATAAACTAAAACATGGGAAATTTTTCACAAAGTTCAGAAGGGAAAAGTGAGGAGTCAACATGTTCCTATTTATTACGGAAATTACAATTATGGTACTCGCCATTATTATGGGGCTTAGAACTGCTGGCGCACTTGGATGCGGAATATTTGCTATTGTTGCCCAGCTGATTATGATATTTATTTTTGGTCTGCCGCCAGGATCTGCACCAGTAACAGCTGTATTGATTATTTTATATATTGGAATTGCAGGCGGTACATTACAAGCAACAGGCGGTATCGATTACCTTGTATATCTTGCTTCAAAAATAATTGAACGTTTTCCTAAAACGATTATTTTTATCGCACCGATGATCGTCTTCTTATTTGTATTCGGTATTGGGACAGCTAATATTGCATTATCATTAGAACCGATTATTGCCAAAACTGCGACGAAAGCAGGTATTCAACCGAAGCGTCCGCTGATTGCATCTGTATTAACAGCGAACTTAGCATTGCTATGCAGCCCGGCAGCCTCTGCGACTGCTTATATTATTGCGACACTTGCAGTAACAGGTATTACGATGGGTAAATATTTATCTATTGTTTTGCCGACCGCATTACTTAGTATGTTAGCACTTAGCCTTTATTGTACATTTGTTGGGCGTAAACGGAATGTACAACCTAGTGTATTTGCTGAAAATATATTAAGTGATTTAGAAGAAGAAATGATCAAACCACATTTTCCACGTCGAGTAAAATTGGGTGTCGCTGCATTTTTAACAGGTGTTGCTTGTATCTTAGTCTTTGGTATTTTCTCAAATCTCGTACCAACTTTTAATGTAGATGGAAAGACAATAAAATTACAAACTACAGATATTGTGCAGCTATTTATGTATGCTAGTGCAGCCGTTAACTTAGTGCTTGTTAAGCTTAATACAAGCGATATTTTATCTTCGCATATCACGCAATCTGCAATTGGCGCATTATTTGCAGTGCTTGGACCAGGTTGGCTCGGTGCGACAATATTCGGCGCACCACAAAACAAACATATTATGACACGAGAAATAGGCGGCATCATTGAACATGTACCTTGGCTAGTCATTATTTTAGTGTCACTTGTGACTATTATCGTTATTTCGCAATCAGCAACGGCTTCTATCATGTTGCCGATTCTGATGAGCATCGGTATTCCTCCAACCTTCTTTTTAGCAATGGTGCAGACTTTAAATGTTAATTTTGTCATACCTGCACAACCCACATTATTATTTGCAGTTGATCTTGATGAAACGAAGCAAACACGTGCAACTAGTTTTATTGTTCCAGGTTTCTTTGTCATCACAGTTTCGATTATAATTGGGTTTACAATCAAATCAATATTAGGACTTTAAGTGAATTTAAGTACAGATTGAAACATTTAAAAAGTGTGTTTCAGTCTGTATTTTTTAGTTTTTGGATATGTTTAAGTTTTAAGAAATGTGTAATATTTAATAATGCATGAGTATAAATTTAATACAATCATTCCTACTGCAACAGAATGGGAGTCATGTAATTTTAAAAATTAATTGTAATTTCGAAAGAAAATAGTTGTAAAATACATGGAATCGTTATATCTTTGTATGATGTATTAAAAAGGACGATGTTTAAAAACAGATAGTGCCTACGTATTATTAAGTAGAGATTGGGGAATGTGATGAATGTCTAAAAGAAATAAAAAATTGGAACAGAGCCTAAGTGAAGAGAAAGTAAGATTCAAGCTCTATAAAGCAGGTAAACACTGGATAAAAGCTGGATTAAAGGATATTGAGTTATTACGTATAATGGGGATGCCTTTTGGCCGTAAGACGATTGAAAAAGAACAAAAATTAGAAATTGATGTGGACACAACTGATGATTTGAAGAAAGACTTTATCAAAAAGTCTGCAATGGTCGGCAGTGCATTTGCAACAATGAATTTAATTGACGGACACCAAGCTTTTGCAGCTTCAGAAACACCAGTTACCTCTGAATTATCATCTTTTAGTGAAACAGTGGCAAATCAAAATTCAACAACCCTGACAAAGTCCTCTACAAGCACATCTAACACAAGTACAAGTA
It encodes:
- a CDS encoding anaerobic C4-dicarboxylate transporter family protein → MFLFITEITIMVLAIIMGLRTAGALGCGIFAIVAQLIMIFIFGLPPGSAPVTAVLIILYIGIAGGTLQATGGIDYLVYLASKIIERFPKTIIFIAPMIVFLFVFGIGTANIALSLEPIIAKTATKAGIQPKRPLIASVLTANLALLCSPAASATAYIIATLAVTGITMGKYLSIVLPTALLSMLALSLYCTFVGRKRNVQPSVFAENILSDLEEEMIKPHFPRRVKLGVAAFLTGVACILVFGIFSNLVPTFNVDGKTIKLQTTDIVQLFMYASAAVNLVLVKLNTSDILSSHITQSAIGALFAVLGPGWLGATIFGAPQNKHIMTREIGGIIEHVPWLVIILVSLVTIIVISQSATASIMLPILMSIGIPPTFFLAMVQTLNVNFVIPAQPTLLFAVDLDETKQTRATSFIVPGFFVITVSIIIGFTIKSILGL
- a CDS encoding KxYKxGKxW signal peptide domain-containing protein translates to MSKRNKKLEQSLSEEKVRFKLYKAGKHWIKAGLKDIELLRIMGMPFGRKTIEKEQKLEIDVDTTDDLKKDFIKKSAMVGSAFATMNLIDGHQAFAASETPVTSELSSFSETVANQNSTTLTKSSTSTSNTSTSIESSESETTNTSSQSENTTNTESSNSENVESTHSESAASTSESNQSKENQSTEASSSSQSASTDQQSESTSEKASTAGDASQSETSIAKSAAISGSDSGKADSSESGSS